The DNA window CGGTAATTGACGCCAGTGACGGGAATCTCTTCGGTATTGGCCGGCGGTTCATCGCCATTCCAATCGGCGGGGGCTTCGTGTTGGGTGGCGCGCACGAACTCAGCGTATTCGCGGCGCGAAACTTCAGTTTTGTTCAGATAGAAAGGCTGCACTTCGACCGCGTGGGCCGGATAATCGAATTTGAAAATCCCTTCTTTCCGGCCATTGTTATCAATGCGCACACCCTTTTCCTGCTCCGATAAATTGCGCCCCATCATAAACGATCCGCCGGGAACGAAGACCATCCCCGTGGGAGCCTCAAGCGTTTTCGGGTCGGTTTTGGTGGCCGCGCCGCCCGCCACATTCGCTGAAGTCTGACCGAGCCACTTGGGCAACATGAAGATGCCGGCGGCGGCGATGGCGATGGCGATCAAGGCCACGGCGGCCAGCAGCTTCATTGAGGAAGACGATTTTGGTTCGCTGGGCGGGATCGTTTGCGGCGTGGCGGTCGGCGTTGTCCAGGCCCGCACATTAGTGGGCAGCACCTCTATCTGGGCCGTGGGCACACTGGTCGGCACGCCTGCGTTGACGACATTGATGGGCATGGTCGCGGCTTCGGACTGAGCGCCAAAGCCGCGCGTGGCGTAATCGTGCGCGAGTTTGCGCAGTCCCATTTGCAATGAAGCGTCGAGTTCAAAGATAGCCTGTTTGAATTCGACGGCCGATTGATAACGCTGATCGGGATGTTTTTGCAGCGCACGCATCACCACGGCATCCAGCGGGCGCGGCACGCCGGGGTTGACGATGGAGGGCGGCAGCGGCATTTGCTCGACCTGCTTGCGGCGGATCGAAGCATCCGGATTGGTCGTATCATCCGGCGTAAACGGCAATTGGCCGCAGAGCATTTCATACAGCGAAATGCCCAGCGCGTAAATGTCTGACCGCGCATCGAGTTCTTTCAACCCGAACTGCTGCGGCAGCAAGATCGCTTCGGGCGGCATATAGGCGGACGTGCCGGGCGTAAATTTTTGGGTTGCCGATTCGCGACGCTGCTGGACTTTGACGATGCCGAAATCGCTGATCTTGATAGTGTCCGGATCAACCAGCAGCATATTGGCCGGTTTGATGTCGCGATGGACGATGCCGATGCGCTCTTCGCCTTCCCAGCGGTATTTGAAATTGTGCGCGTAATCCATCGCATCCAGTGCCTGCACGAACATCCGCAAGGCACGCTGATAGGGCAGCGGGCCGGTTTCATAACGGATCGCCTCGCTGACGTTCGAGATGCGGCGGCCCTTGTGCTGATAACCGGGCACGTATTCGAGCAGCAGGAAATGTTGCTCGACGTCGTTGATCTGTTCGATGGCGAATTGCGTGACGCTGACGATATGCGGGTGTTTGAGCTGCACCTGGATATTGGCTTCGCGGATGAACAGGTCTTTTAACAGGGCCGCCTGGCGCTCGCTTTTGGGCGTGAGCGTTTTGATGGCGACCTGCTGTTTATATTCGGTCAGAAACGCGCTCTCGCCTAGATAAACCTTGCCCATGCCGCCTTCGCCGATTTCTTTAATCATGCGATAGCCGCAAACGACTCTGCCGATCAAATCATTCCCAAGCGGGTTCGTCACAAACGCATTCGATGATGTGGGCGGTACTGTGGGCATGGTTGGTCTTGTGGGATGGAGTTATGAAGGCATGCAATCCACTGAAGCGAGGCTGCCCGCTGGCTGGTGCAGCCCCGCTTCAGTGTCATTCCGTCACTTCTTCTTCTTCTTTTTCTCTTGCTCTTGCTTGGTGCTCACGCCGAGCTTTTCCAACTCCTGGTACAAAAGTTTGGCTTCTTTTGCGTTGCCCGCGAGCTTGTAGGTGTCGGCCAACGCCAACTTGTACGACGTGTTTTGCGGCTCGATCTCACTGGCGCGCTTGAAGGCCTCAATTGCTTCCGTGTAGCGCTGTTGCGCCACAAAGGCGCTGCCCAAATTGGAAAACGCCGTGGTATTGCGCGGATCGAATTGGGCGGCTTGTTGGAAATGCCCGATGGCCTCGTTCCATTTGCGTTGCGTCGCGAGCGCGGTGCCCAGATTGTTTTGAATCGTCGAACTGCGCGGCTCCAGGTTCGCGGCCGAAGTGAATTCTTCGATCGCTTCCGGCGGGCGATTCATTTTCATGAAAAGATTGCCCAGGCTGTTGTGCGGGAAAGCCCATTGCTTGTCATACGAACAGGCGCGCAAGTACGAACGGAGCGCGTCGTCAAGGCGGCCTTGCAGCGAATAAATGCCGCCCAGGTTGACGTGCATAAAGGCATCGCTCGGCGACAACTGCACAGCCTTTTCACCCTCGGCGGTGGCGCGCGGGAAATCTTTTAGATCGGCATAAACACGGCCCAAAATCGAATGCGCGACGGCTGATTCGGGCGCGAGTTGGACGGCTTGTTCAGCCAATTGTTGCGCTTCGGTCAATTGCTTGGCGGTGCGCAAGGCATTGGCCAAGCCTGCGTGGGCTTCGCCGAATTTCGGATCTTTCTGGACGGCTACCCGATACTGCACAATCGCCTGCTCGCGTTTGGCGCGGTCGCCGGTGCGGAACAGAGCGTTACCATAATTGTTATAGATACCCGCATCGGTAGCGCCAGCTTTGATTGCCGCCTGATATTCCGCAATCGCTTCGTCCCAACGCTTCAATTCATAAAGTACATCAGCGTGTCCACGCCGCGCTTCGATGGAGTTCGGCTGTTGCGCGATCAATTGCTGATATTCCTTGTCGGCCTGCGCGTAGTCTTTGGCATCGTGCAAGGCATCGGCCAGGCCCAAGAGCGCATCGGGCGCATTCGGCTCCAAATTCAACGCTTGCCGATACGCCTCGATGGCAGCGCTTTGTTTGCCCATCGAAGCCGCGATGTCGGCACGGGCCATAGCTTCCTCATACGGCGAGATTTTGGCTAGGGTAGGGGCGTTCGTGGGTAACGCACCCGCCATATTGACCGGCGCGGCAATCAAGGCGGTATTGCTGGCCGCCGCCGTATTGGGCAACACACTGGGCGTGGGTGTGGCCGCCGCCACGACATTCGGCCTGGGGGCCGGACGCATGGCCGTGCCTGCCATCGTGCTCACATCGGCAATCAAGGTATCGTTCTTGCGAATATTGTTACGGGCGATGAATTTGCGGATGCGTTTGGCTTGAAACAGCGGTGCAGGATCATCATTGACGCCTAGATGTCCAATGTCTTGGGCGCCAACGACGAGCAAAAGTTGAAACGCGAAGAACATTAATACCAGCCCCGACGCGGACAGGACTGGCAGTGTGGCTTTGAGCTTCATACGACTCCTTTTGAGGCAGGGCACCAATTGCATAACGCAATGTCTAAGATAGGTTTTTGGGATTGAGTCAACTCAGCAGCCGGTGAAACAGCCGCGCCGCGCGCTTCACTGCTGCGAGTCCCAGCCGCCATTGTCAAAGCTATTTTTGACGCGGCCAGGATGGCGTAACTATACACTATGGTCGCTTTTGTTGCCCACTGTTTAATTAATACTTCACGCCGTCTCTGTGTTGAGAGCTATCTGTGCGGGCTGCATGCTTCAGCCCAGCACACTGATTATCGGCGCTCACGCCAGGCACTTTAGTTTTCGTAACAACCTACCGGCGAGTGCAGGAAAACCGACACGTGTCCATTGCTCCTCAAGCAGGCTCAGGCGGCAATTGAGCGATGACCTGGGCGCAGCTTTCCGTGGGCGATTACCGTTTGATGTGGACGCATTGTGGGAGAAGGAGGGAGGGGCCTGTTCTATAATTCGGGCGAGACAAGAACAGGCCCCGTATTGGGGGGTTCAAAGGAGGAGTTTTGCATGTTCCCTGCCTAAGGGTCGTGGGCAGACGGGAGACACGCGACCGGCAAACCTCGTATGCGATGTTCTAGCGACAGAGACATCGCAATGTCGTTTAGCGAAGCGGTGCGGTTCATGGGTGATGGCGCTTCGCATCAGGCCACCCTCAGGTGGCGGGAAAGTTGTTCAGAGCGCGCTGTCCGCTGCCCACGATCAGCAGACAACGCGCCCCGCGCTCTGCGACCCAGGGGGCCCGAGCACGAACCAGATATTGCATCGAAGTGCCGCGACGATGGCAAATATCCGGCTGAAGGTTTATCGCACGAACAACTTCACGCTGTCGGCCAAGCTTGCCAGAACAGCGATGCCCCGGGCGTTCTGACAAACCGACCCCGGCCACGTTTAGTTCTTCGCGCGATAACTCATCAAACGGGTTGTAGACACTTAGTCTCAAAGATCGTTCTCCTATGGCAGCGTCTTCACGCTCGATGGCGCACCAGTACCACGGAGTGTTTAGAACCGATTGTTTTGAATCGTTTCTTGAGCGGGTCGTGTGCGGGGTCATTGAAGACCTTGGGCCAGCACCGGGCGGCACTGGTGGCGGGGCGCGCCTGTGCGCGCTTTCAATCTGCTAGGAGCCATCTACGCCATTCCGACACCCAACCTGCTCCTGAATGTTTGCACTTGCAACGAACCGCAGCGCACGCCTCTGCCGGGGCCATACCGGCAGTTATCAGTAATGCGTTGTGGTAAGAAGTTGTTGTTTCTTCATCGTTGCGCCTATGAGTGGAAGAGAAGATGAAACGTTACACATTGCACCAGCGTTTCGCTGAGATAATTTTGGCACTCAAAGCTGATGTCGGAAGGGAAGGAAAGTGCCCTGTCAGACGAACGCTGACAGCGGCGCATTACTGGCTCAAGCGTGTAATGGAGGCGCGAATCGCGGCGGCATTGGGGGTGTTTGGTTGCAGCTTGAGATAGGTTTCCAGTTCGCGAATCGCAGCCTGGTTTTCGCCGCGCGCTTCATAGACCTCGGCCAGATTCAAATGCACGGCGAGCAGTTTGTGGCCGCTTTGCTTGAGCGCCGTTTGCATTTGCTGCTCGGCTTGATCGAAAAATTTGCGGCGTTGTTGCGGCGTCTTTTCAGCCAGCCCTAGTTCCAGCAGTGTGATGCCGTGCGCCTGATAGCTTTGCGCATGCGCGGGATCGCGTTGCAGCGCTTCACGGAAAGCGAATTCGGCGACGAGATATTTTTGCTGCTTCGACATAATCAGACCGAAGAGCCGATAGATGCGCGCGTCGCCGTCATAGACTTTGCGCGCGCGTTCCAGCGTCGCCAGGGCCGTTTCGTCATCTTTGCTTTTGTGCGCTTCGTTGGCCAGCGTGAAGAGCGCGTCAAAATAATCGGGAAAGACCGTCAACGCTTCTTTCAATTTGGCCAACCCTTCAGCAGGTTTGGCGGCTTTGAATCTGGCCTGCGCCTCGGTGAAAAAGAGCCGCGCCGCGAACGGGACGGTTTGCGTGAAAGGCGCATACGCTGGTTTGGGCGCAGGCGGCGGTGGCGGTTCCTTAAGTTGAATTTCAATTAAGGCAGGCGCAATGTTGCCGCCAGCTTTGGTTGGCTTGGCTGCCGCAACCGTCACCAGTTCAGCCGCGCGTTGATAGCCCAGATAATTGACGATGACCTGATACTCGGCAGGCGCCAGGCTGTTGAAGGTGAAATCACCGTCACGCGTCGTCACGGTCTGGGCCATGCGCGCGCCGTTTTGCCATAACTCGACGACCACGCCCGCGATTGTTTCGCCGGAAGGCAGGCGCACCTTGCCGCGCACTTGATTACTTTGCGCCCAGCCGGGTAACACGCTTAGCCCGAGCCAGCCCAGCAGCAATAACACGCATTTGAATGAATGCCTGGAATTCATTTCGGTTCACAAAACATTGGGACAGGATGAACGGGATTGTTTCAGGATGAACAAGGTTAATTCGATCAGTTTGCACTTCGGTGTACGGGAAAAGCGCGGCGTGGGACAGTACCGCGCGCGTGAGCAAGCGGAGATGGCGCGTTTATGCCGCTGGGCCTTGCTTGATGCGCCGCTTGCTCACGCGCGCGGTACTGTCCCGGCGCAACCGTCCCGTCTATGCAATTGCCAACCGCTCTAGGGAAGGTGTGCTGATCGTAGGCAGCCAATCCTGTTCACCCTGAAATGAATCTTGTTCATCCCGTCAAAATACTGCCGCAACGCACAGCGCTAAAACTTAAGCCGTCCGCCGATTTGGAAAATGCGCGGCCCGCCAATGCCCAAAATCGGATTGGCCTTGCTGGTCGGTTGTCCGAAGCCCGTATCCAGGCTGCCGCTGTAGCCGAGCTTGTTCGACAGGTTGAAGAGGTTGAAGACCTCGCCAATCAATTCGAGTTTCAGCCGCTCTTTGACGATGTTGATTTCCTTCGAGAGCCGCAGGTCGTGCGATTGAAAGGAATCGCCCAGATCGAAATTCGACGGCAAAGTGATGGCCGGGAATTGCCCGCCACGCGGCGCAGCTTTGCCCGCCACCGATTGATTGTATTGCGCGACCAGTTGGCGCAACTGATCGGCGTTGATGTCGCGATTGAGCGTGTTGAATCCTGTGCCTGGCAGGTAGTCGTTGTTCGAGCCGTCGCCATTCAGATCGCTGTTGTTACTGCCGGGGATGCTGGCCGAGAGCGGCGCGCCACTCTCATAGGTCACGATCAAGCCCGCCTTGAAGCCCCAGGCGATGTCCCACAGCCCGCTAAACGTCAAGGCATGCGGACGGTCGCTGCCGGCATAGCCGGGAAAGGCGAAGGGGCTGGCGATGTCGCGGGTGTAATTGAAGCTGCGCAGCCGCGAGTATGCATACGACGCGGTGAACTGCGCGCGTTGCGCGAAGCGTTTTTCGAGCTTGACCAGCAGCGCCTTGTAATCGTCGCGCCCACTGCCTTCCAGCACCTCAAACGGCCCGTTCAGGCAACGCACGGTTGGATTGGTGGCTTCTGCCGCCGTGGCGCAAGGCCGCACGATGGGGCCGCCCGCCGCCGGAGCGCGATTCCAGAGCGCGCGGTCGCGTTGAAAGAAGGTGTGCAGATAGCGCCGCCAGACAAAATCGGCATTCACCGCCATGTTCCAGGGCAACTGTCGTTGCAGCCCAATGCTGGCGGTCGTCGAATAGGGAATCTTGATGTTCGGATCAATCAGCACCGAGGTTTGCGAGACGGTCTTGAAAAAGTCCGCGCCGATCACGCCGGCTTGGGCCAGTTGGTTGAATTGGTTTTGGATCAGCGCGCCTTGTTGCGCGACCAATTGCAGCGCCTGCGCAGTGGTCAACTTCGTTGGCAACACTTGCAACGTCGCCGCGCTCAACCGTGCGCCCGTCGCCGGATTGATGACGCCGAGATTGGGCACGACCGCGCCGCCGATCAAGAGCAACTGCGCGCGTTGATCGGCGGGCAAGCCCGGCGTATTGGCGACCGCCAACAACGCCTGCGAAACTACGGGCAAGGCGCCAGCAACCTGCGCGGGCAGTTGCGGGAAGCTGATCGTGTTTTGGAAAAAGTCGCCCGGCAAAATCACGCGCCCATTGCCCAGCGGCCCCAGAATCGCGCGTTCAGTCAGCCGGTTGACATAAAGGCTCGTGTCATACGCCATCGAAAAGCCGCCGCGCACGACCGTCTTGTTGTCGTTTTTGACGTTGTAGGCAAAGCCCACCGAAGGCGCGAAATTGTTTTTGTCGCGGGCGTTCGGATCAGTCGTGCCGTAAAGACCCGTGTTGGCAAACAGGCTCGACTTTTTCAGATCATGGTTCCAGAGCTTGTTTTCATAAACATACGACAGCCCGTATTTCAGCGTCAGCCCTTTGCCGATATTCCAGGTGTCTTGTCCATAAAAACGCCAGCGTTGCGTGTGACGGGCGAAGGAAGAATTGAACGGCGGCGGCTGGCTGCCATCGCCCAGGCCGCGCACGATGAAGGCTACCGGCAAGCCCAGAATGTCGTTTGCGGTAATGCGCGCGCCGGGTGTCGTGAACGCTGCTGGCAACGGCAATTTCAAACTGGGCGCGACCGGGCCGAAGATGCCGCGCAGTTGCTGTCCAATCGGATCATTGGCAGGCAAGCCCAAGCCGCCCGCCAGCGCGTCAATCGCGTCGTTGATGTCTTTGACCGTGCGCGGGTCGTGCGTGACCACGATGGCCGGGTCAACAAAGCTCCAGCCGCCCGTGCCATAAGCCTTCTCCCAATTCAGCCCCGTCTGCACAATGTGCCGGCCTTTCGTCCAGGTCAGGTTGTCGGTTGTTTCGTAGCGGAACAAGGCGCGGTTTTGCGGCGCGTCGGTGCTGTTCCCCATCACGAAGCTGCTGCCGTTGACGCGCACTTGTGCGCCGCCCAGACCGATGCAGCCGGGGCAATCCGCCGTGCTGGGAATCAGGCTCTTGTTGCCGATGTATTGATAGTTGAAGCTGAGTTGATTGACCAGATTGGGCCGCCAACTCGCCGTCCAGCCGGCTTGTCCCTGATACACGTCATTCTTGTTGGCGCGCCAGTCCGAAGGCAGCACATTGTTAGTCACGGGCGCAAAGACGCGGTTGTTGTCGGAACTGTAGCGCAAAAAGAAAGTGTGCTTGCTGTTGAGCGTGTAATCGAAGCGCAGGTTGTAGAGCCAGCCTTTGTACGGGCTGGACGACACCGTGTCGAATTGCTGAAAGACCGGCGCGCCGGTGTGAATCGTCGAATAGGCCGTCGTTTGATTGAGCCGTTCCAGATTGGTGAACCAGACCAGTTTGTCTTTGATGATCGGGCCGCCCAGCGTAAAGCCCGCTTGCAAGCGGCGGAAAAACGGATCGGGATTGTTCGCCACGCGATTCAAGGTCGGATAGGCCGACATGTGATTGTCACGGTAAAAGCCGAAGCCCGTGCCGTGGTATTCGTTGCTGCCCGTGCGCGAGACGATATTGACCGCGCCCACCGACGTCACGCCCGTCGCCAGATCGAAATTGAAGCTGGAGATTTGAAACTCCTGCACCGTATCCACCGAAAAGTTTTGCGCCGCGCCGCCCGTCACCGGATCAACGATGTTGCCGCCATCCACCGTCAGCCGCGTCAGATCGGAGTTGCCGCCGCCAATCGAAACGTTAAAAAGATTGTTGGCATCGCCGGGGCTGCCCGTCGAAACGCGCACACCCGGTTCGAGCGCGGCCAGTTGCAAAAAGTTGCGTCCATTCAACGGCAGGCCGTCCACTTTCTGGCGCGAGATGACGCCGTCAATCTTGAAGTCGGTAGGATTGACGACGGCGGTCGAATCGCCGGAGATCACCACGGTTTCGGATTGCTGCCCGACTTCCAGATTGATTTCTGTGGTGGAGGTCACGCCGACCTGAATCGTGATGCTGGACACGGCGGTCTTAAAACCCTTGGCCGTGACTTTGACCTCGTATTCGCCGGGCAACAGGCTGCTAATCAAAAAGGCGCCGTCGTTTTTGGTGGTGAATTGGCGCGCTTCACCCGCGGCTTTGCTTTTGACCTCGACCAGGGCGCCGGGAATGATGGCCTTTGACGGATCAACGACATTGCCCCGCAACGAACCCGTCGGCACTTGGGCGTTGACCGGAGTGAAAATGGCCAGGGTGAGAAACAACAGCGAGAATTTCAACCTTGAACTGGCGGGATATTTCATGTGGATGCTCCTTGATTGGAAAGTGCGCGTTGTAAGACCGGTGCTGCCTAGCGGGGGGCCAACCGAACCCTCGACTGGGCTTTCGTTAATCCTGCAACGATTGAGCGGCGTGGCGTATCTTGCCCGGCTAGCCAGGATTACAACCGTAGGGTATCGGTTTGATGACTTCGTTGTGCTTGATCGGGAAAGACGGTCAAAGGCTTGCTCATTCGCATAACCTGCCAGCAAGCTTGTCGTATCATTCGCGCCGCCAAGCGTCTGATTTACGCTTTAGAGCCAGCGCATTATAACCAAAACCCCAAGGCTGACAACTCGCCCTGGCCAGGCGGTTTTGGGGTGTCCGTCAAAGCTTTGCGCCGAGGGAACCCGATGCTTCGGCGTGCGTGGCGCAACCCGCCGAGGTTGCGCCGTGTCGCAGTTACGGCCAGGGCTTCACTTGCAACAGCGCGCAACCCCGGCGGGTTGCGCTACGTATGCGCCAATCACCGGTCTCGCTGGAAACATCCCGACGCAAAGCTGTGACGGGCATCCGCGTTTTTGTGCGGGCTTGCCAGCCATCTGTCAATCAGTCTACATTGACGCTGACAGTTGCCCTTGAAATCAGATATTCAAATCGCGCCAGCGCACCGCTATGTCAGCGCACTGCTATGAATGATTGAGTCAAAGACTCGCAACAACAAACAGGCCCTGCGGAGCGCGCAAAACTTTGGCAAATTACACCGGTCTTTTTTGAATTTTGTGCTCACGCGCTATGCTCCTTACCTTTTTGGCGTAGTGAAGCTCACGGTACAAACGTTAAGGTGTTTGCCGCCGCTTTCTGTTCAGCGAGAAGTTTGCGCGTTTGTCCCTACAGCAGGCTTCCCCCTGAGAATTTCGCAAACCGCATGAGTTGGGATCCAAGTGTTCGCACCAGGCATTTCACCGTGATGACCGCGCTCTTGTTAGTGGCAGTGGCGGCTTGGCTGTGCTTTAACCTGACGCGCTTGCTCAACGCGCAACTCGTCACCCGGCACCGCGCCATCGAAACGCTGGCCGATCAGGTCACGCTGATTGCCCAGCAGGCCATCTTGAGCCGTCCGCAGGAAACGCCCCAGGCCGCCGTCGGCCAGGATCGGGCGCTGATTGCGCTGGTCAAAGCCAGTATCGGTGAACGCAAGGATTTCGCCTATTGCGCCATCATTGCCGAAGACGGCACGATCATCGCCGAAGCCGATCCGTTCGATTTGCGCCGCCAGACCGACCGGCTCTATCCCTTTGAAGCCTTTGAAGCCGCGCGCTGGCTCAAGCAATTGGCGGTGGTGTTGCGCCGCAGCGATATTTTTGAGTTGAACCTGCCGATCAGCCTGAGCAACAAACCCTTCGTCAACATTCTGGTCGGCGTGCCTGCCGCTGGGCTGCGCCAGGAATTGATCCCTTCGCTCAAACTGGGACTGGTTTTGTCACTGATTATCTTGGGCGGCGGGATGTTGTTTGCGGCCCTGCTGTCTGGTTACGTGTTGCGTCCCTTGCGCGAGATTGTGGCCAGCATCGAGAACCTGGAAGAGGAAAGTCTCTCACACGCCGCGCTGGCCGTCAGTGCCAATCCGGCAACCAGCGGCGAATTGCCCACTGCACCCGTCAACCCGCCGCACGACATGCAAAACATCGCGCAACGTTTGCGCGAACTGGGCCGCCGCTTCGCCGGCAGCCGCAACGAAATCGAAACCATCCGTGACCAATTGCAACAGGTCGTCGGCAATCTGACCGAACGTGTCTTGCTGCTCGACCGCGAACAGCGCGTCATCCTGGCCAGCCCCGAAGCCGAAAAGCTGCTCGGCAACGGCAACTTCACCTTGCGCGGTAAACGGCTGCCCGATGCACTCACACGCACGCATCCGCTTTCGATCATCACCGAACGCGCCTTCAGCGGACGCCAATCGTTGCAAGAGATGGCGACGATTGCCGCGAATGGGGCGGGGCATCCGCAAACGATTCTGGCCTCGCTACAACTCTTTCAGGATCGCGGCCAACCGGCGGGCGCGCTGCTGACCTTGCGGGATTTCGAGACGATTCAACGGCTCGAAACGCAACTTGATTTCGCCAGCAAGGTCGCCGCGCTCAACCGCATCACCGCCGGGGTCGCGCACGAAGTCAAAAATCCGCTGCACTCGATGGTGATTCATCTCGAACTGCTGTCGGCGAAACTAGACGCGGGCCTTGATCCCAAACAGCACCTCGACATCCTGACTTCCGAAGTCAACCGCCTGAAGCGCGTCGTGCAAACCTTCCTCGATTTCACGCGCCCGGTCGAAGTGAAACTCAAAGACATGGACGCCAATACCCTGGTGCGCGAAGTCATCCTGCTAGCCGCCGATGCGCGTGAACAGGGCGTCAACTTGGTCGAGCAATACGGCAAAAGCCCGCTCACGATTAAAGCCGATTCCGATTTGCTCAAACAATCGCTGCTCAACATCATCGTCAACGGCTGCCAAGCCATGTCCGAAAAAGGCGATGGCGGCAAACTGACCATCGAAACGGGCCGCCTTCACGAAGACGAGCAGGAGATGGTTTTCATCTCGATCCGCGACACCGGGCCGGGCATCCCTGAGCAGGTGCGCGAAAAGATTTTCAACCTCTATTTCACCACCAAACCCCAAGGCAGCGGCATCGGCCTCGCGCAGGCCTTCCGCGCCGTGCAATTGCACAACGGTAAGATTCAACTCGACACCGAACTGGGCAAGGGCACGTGCTTTCGGATTCTGCTGCCCAAAGCATAGTAGTCAGTGGTCAGTGGCCAGTGGTTAGTGGCTAGCGATCAACCAGCCACTGACTACCGACTACTGACCACTGACCACTGACCACTGACTACTGACTATTGACTACTTTCAACATGGACAAAACCTTCGACGACTACCAACTGGATGAAATCCTGCTCACCCGCACGCGCACGATCACCGAAGCCGACATCGTGAACTTTGCCGGCCTGTCGGGCGATTTCCACGAACTGCACATGAGCGAGGAATACGCCAAGCGCGGCCCCTTCGGCAGGCGCATCGCTCACGGCGCGCTCGTGTTCAGCATTTCAACGGGGCTGATGATTCAGATGGGCGCGAGCGAGCACATCATCGCGTTTTACGGCCTGGACAAACTGCGCTTCGTCAAACCGGTCTTCATCGGCGATACCCTCCGCGTCAAAAAACGCGTGCTCGAACTTGCGGCCAAAGACGACCAGCGCGGCGTGGTCGCGTTTGAGACGACTGTGCTGAACCAGCATGACGAGCCAGTGATTGTTTATATTGATCGGGTGTTGGTGAAACGGCGCGGTTGAAGCAAGGGTGTTTGACTTCTTTACCATTGCTCGCCAAGCTAGCGCCGCTATGAAACGAACCCCGATTGAACCACCGCCCTCGCACCTGAAAAACCTGGTGCAGTCGTGGCGCACCCTGACCGAACAGCTTCAGCAAGGCGGCGGCCCGGACAAAATCCAAAAACAACATCAGCAGGGCAAACTCACCGCGCGCGAACGCATCGCCGCGCTGTTCGATGCTAATACACGCTTTCAAGAGATCGGCTTGCTCATCGCCTACGATCAATATGAAGGGCAGGCCCCGGCGGCGGGCGTGGTGACGGGTGTTGGCATGGTCGCGGGCAGGGAAGCCGTGATTGTGGCGAACGACGCCACCGTCAAGGCGGGCGCGTGGTGGCCCGAAACGATCAAGAAGATTTTGCGCGCGCAGGAAATCGCCATGCGTTGCCGCGTGCCGATCGTTTATCTGGTGGATTCGGCGGGCGTGAATCTGCCGTATCAGGACGGCGTCTTTCCCGGCCAATACGGCGCGGCGCGGATTTTTTATTACAACTCGATCATGCGGCGGTACCTGAAGGTGCCGCAGATCGCTGCCGTGATGGGGCAGTGCGTGGCGGGTGGCGCATATCTGCCTGCGCTCTCCGACGTGATCTTGATGGTCGAAGGCACTTCGTTTATGGGTTTGGGCGGGCCGAATTTGGTCAAGGGCGCGACGGGCCAAAAGGTGGACAGCGAGACGCTGGGTGGCGCGCGTATGCACAACGCCGTGTCGGGAGTGGCGCATTACCGGTCAAAGAATG is part of the Acidobacteriota bacterium genome and encodes:
- a CDS encoding TonB-dependent receptor, producing MKYPASSRLKFSLLFLTLAIFTPVNAQVPTGSLRGNVVDPSKAIIPGALVEVKSKAAGEARQFTTKNDGAFLISSLLPGEYEVKVTAKGFKTAVSSITIQVGVTSTTEINLEVGQQSETVVISGDSTAVVNPTDFKIDGVISRQKVDGLPLNGRNFLQLAALEPGVRVSTGSPGDANNLFNVSIGGGNSDLTRLTVDGGNIVDPVTGGAAQNFSVDTVQEFQISSFNFDLATGVTSVGAVNIVSRTGSNEYHGTGFGFYRDNHMSAYPTLNRVANNPDPFFRRLQAGFTLGGPIIKDKLVWFTNLERLNQTTAYSTIHTGAPVFQQFDTVSSSPYKGWLYNLRFDYTLNSKHTFFLRYSSDNNRVFAPVTNNVLPSDWRANKNDVYQGQAGWTASWRPNLVNQLSFNYQYIGNKSLIPSTADCPGCIGLGGAQVRVNGSSFVMGNSTDAPQNRALFRYETTDNLTWTKGRHIVQTGLNWEKAYGTGGWSFVDPAIVVTHDPRTVKDINDAIDALAGGLGLPANDPIGQQLRGIFGPVAPSLKLPLPAAFTTPGARITANDILGLPVAFIVRGLGDGSQPPPFNSSFARHTQRWRFYGQDTWNIGKGLTLKYGLSYVYENKLWNHDLKKSSLFANTGLYGTTDPNARDKNNFAPSVGFAYNVKNDNKTVVRGGFSMAYDTSLYVNRLTERAILGPLGNGRVILPGDFFQNTISFPQLPAQVAGALPVVSQALLAVANTPGLPADQRAQLLLIGGAVVPNLGVINPATGARLSAATLQVLPTKLTTAQALQLVAQQGALIQNQFNQLAQAGVIGADFFKTVSQTSVLIDPNIKIPYSTTASIGLQRQLPWNMAVNADFVWRRYLHTFFQRDRALWNRAPAAGGPIVRPCATAAEATNPTVRCLNGPFEVLEGSGRDDYKALLVKLEKRFAQRAQFTASYAYSRLRSFNYTRDIASPFAFPGYAGSDRPHALTFSGLWDIAWGFKAGLIVTYESGAPLSASIPGSNNSDLNGDGSNNDYLPGTGFNTLNRDINADQLRQLVAQYNQSVAGKAAPRGGQFPAITLPSNFDLGDSFQSHDLRLSKEINIVKERLKLELIGEVFNLFNLSNKLGYSGSLDTGFGQPTSKANPILGIGGPRIFQIGGRLKF
- a CDS encoding PAS domain-containing protein; its protein translation is MSWDPSVRTRHFTVMTALLLVAVAAWLCFNLTRLLNAQLVTRHRAIETLADQVTLIAQQAILSRPQETPQAAVGQDRALIALVKASIGERKDFAYCAIIAEDGTIIAEADPFDLRRQTDRLYPFEAFEAARWLKQLAVVLRRSDIFELNLPISLSNKPFVNILVGVPAAGLRQELIPSLKLGLVLSLIILGGGMLFAALLSGYVLRPLREIVASIENLEEESLSHAALAVSANPATSGELPTAPVNPPHDMQNIAQRLRELGRRFAGSRNEIETIRDQLQQVVGNLTERVLLLDREQRVILASPEAEKLLGNGNFTLRGKRLPDALTRTHPLSIITERAFSGRQSLQEMATIAANGAGHPQTILASLQLFQDRGQPAGALLTLRDFETIQRLETQLDFASKVAALNRITAGVAHEVKNPLHSMVIHLELLSAKLDAGLDPKQHLDILTSEVNRLKRVVQTFLDFTRPVEVKLKDMDANTLVREVILLAADAREQGVNLVEQYGKSPLTIKADSDLLKQSLLNIIVNGCQAMSEKGDGGKLTIETGRLHEDEQEMVFISIRDTGPGIPEQVREKIFNLYFTTKPQGSGIGLAQAFRAVQLHNGKIQLDTELGKGTCFRILLPKA
- a CDS encoding MaoC family dehydratase N-terminal domain-containing protein → MDKTFDDYQLDEILLTRTRTITEADIVNFAGLSGDFHELHMSEEYAKRGPFGRRIAHGALVFSISTGLMIQMGASEHIIAFYGLDKLRFVKPVFIGDTLRVKKRVLELAAKDDQRGVVAFETTVLNQHDEPVIVYIDRVLVKRRG